A region from the Mercenaria mercenaria strain notata chromosome 7, MADL_Memer_1, whole genome shotgun sequence genome encodes:
- the LOC123555187 gene encoding transformation/transcription domain-associated protein-like, with the protein MVHIGKRFIDDQELNAQFLELVIIIYRDEGLSGTVLTTKLEQAFLAGLRCQQPLIQGKFVEVFNSSIPRRVFERLIYITCSQNLELMGGHF; encoded by the exons ATggtacatatagggaaaagattcATTGATGATCAGGAACTAAATGCACAATTTCTAGAACTTGTCATCATCATCTACag GGATGAAGGCCTGAGTGGGACAGTGTTGACAACAAAATTAGAACAGGCTTTCCTGGCCGGTCTCAGATGTCAGCAACCACTCATCCAAGGGAAATTTGTAGAG GTTTTCAACAGCAGTATTCCACGTAGAGTGTTTGAAAGACTGATCTACATAACATGTTCACAAAACTTGGAACTGATGGGTGGACACTTCTAG